In Pedobacter sp. W3I1, one DNA window encodes the following:
- a CDS encoding two-component regulator propeller domain-containing protein yields the protein MFKGSAYLPFILFIYVLFCTGNAAAQQKPQQPELRFTSLTSKNGLSSNNVTVIFKDRYGLMWFGTEDGLNKFDGTNFTTYKHQANDSTSIQANEVKAIHEDRRGNLWFGTSGGSLALFNRRKNSFINYPASNTPTGFSHNLIRYITSDYLGKIWVATFAGLDVFDPDTKQVSKFPIAAAQYGKLPPTIINIMLEDSKHRMWVGTEDGLFLFNRKTSSFVRIGSAKDEPVRLAGNMVKSLAEDDNGNIWIGTTSGLSMLKSDGMGFEHYKHIPGNPNSLSNNTVQSIALSKNGQLWLGTEDGLNVFDLRTKKVTVYKPNPRNSYSLRGTSVKYVYIDKQGIYWLGLYREGINKFDSNLNLFNLIRSNVFDVYGLNAPVVTSFANKDNTNIYVATEGGGLSIFNRNTALFRRVDLGKLGLQSPVTLMSLFASSAKKLYVGTFGYGLIVLDSTLTKATSFRKTNQDFGLNSDEIFCTTQDKNGLIWIGTNGGGINVMDSNHKVIFRYKSKGHSPIDRKFPLNNYIRFIKEDRFANIWVGSHGSGVAMINADKTIIKHYNEFNSGLRGDVAQAFLEDSKGRIWVGTAGGGLNLFDQKSNKFVNFTERDGLASAVIDAIVEDDNHNLWLSTSKGISRFDPKTQKFSNYGIYNGVQNNSFIRGAVLKCKDGEIFFGGAEGMNYFNPAGFRKNKNVPSVLFTELKISNNVIEASEDGPITDHISIAKKIDLDYKQNFSLSFVSVNYTAPEQNRYSYKLEGFNKEWIDAGTAKTVSYTNLDPGEYIFHVRASNNDGVWNTTESSIKIIVHPPWWRTIYAYAFYLLAIAGTLLYIRHRGIKNLERKFALVQEKTKIEQQILQDRKEAERLHELDSLKIKFLTNLSHEFRTPLSLILGPVEKLLSQERGDAKNASLKIVKRNARRLLNLVNQILDFRKIEENELKINNTKGELVSFIADVIESFNDLSERKSIRLSFQTQFDSYPTEFDHDKLERVLFNLLSNAFKFTPSGGNITVELKKNQRDEPGEAVLITVSDTGIGISEQEQQKVFERFFQADTEVSILNQGSGIGLSIIKEFVKIQGGTIDLQSEIGKGTRFMIALPLPLQDHIEKLNLDFSSPETPFILQEESSDKAVSETDAEIHTILLVEDNQDLREYLRDNLKSNYRIVEAADGKEGWQKTLANHPELIVSDISMPNMTGIELCKKIKEDKRTKHIPVILLTALTGEQEQLTGLEIGANDYLTKPFNMDILNIKIKNLLVLNRTLKNTYTKQIKMEAAEIVVESHSDKLLKNILKYIEDNINNPQLSVEDLSRNVGMSRGSLYHKVLELTGLSPVEYIRSVKLDKAAGLLIKSDLNISQIAYLVGFATPNYFAKSFKLKFGMQPSEYLNQYRKPDHPASVEH from the coding sequence ATGTTCAAAGGGTCTGCATATCTGCCATTCATTTTATTTATTTATGTACTTTTTTGCACTGGGAATGCTGCCGCACAGCAGAAACCTCAGCAGCCTGAGTTGCGTTTCACCTCGCTGACGTCTAAAAATGGATTATCATCGAATAATGTAACCGTAATTTTCAAAGACAGGTATGGGTTAATGTGGTTTGGTACCGAGGACGGATTAAATAAATTTGATGGCACTAACTTTACAACATACAAGCACCAGGCAAACGATTCAACGAGCATTCAGGCAAACGAGGTAAAGGCCATTCACGAAGATAGGCGGGGAAATCTTTGGTTTGGTACCAGTGGAGGTTCACTTGCACTTTTCAATAGAAGAAAAAATTCTTTCATCAATTATCCGGCTTCAAACACCCCAACAGGATTCAGTCACAACCTGATTAGGTATATCACCAGTGATTACCTGGGCAAAATTTGGGTGGCTACCTTTGCCGGGCTCGATGTATTTGATCCGGATACCAAACAGGTTTCAAAGTTTCCAATTGCTGCAGCTCAGTATGGTAAACTTCCGCCAACAATCATAAACATCATGCTGGAAGACAGTAAACACAGAATGTGGGTAGGCACGGAAGACGGATTATTTCTTTTTAACCGAAAAACTTCTTCTTTCGTCAGAATTGGATCTGCGAAAGATGAACCGGTGCGCCTGGCAGGAAATATGGTGAAGTCTTTAGCTGAAGATGATAACGGCAATATCTGGATCGGTACAACCTCAGGCTTGAGTATGCTTAAGTCGGATGGTATGGGTTTTGAGCATTATAAGCATATTCCGGGAAATCCCAACTCACTGAGCAACAATACTGTTCAAAGTATAGCCCTCTCAAAAAATGGTCAGTTATGGCTCGGCACAGAAGATGGTCTTAATGTTTTTGACCTTCGTACTAAAAAAGTAACGGTATACAAGCCAAATCCCAGAAACTCTTACAGCCTGCGGGGAACCAGTGTAAAATATGTGTATATTGATAAGCAGGGGATATATTGGCTGGGCTTATACCGCGAGGGGATTAATAAGTTTGATAGTAACCTCAACCTTTTCAATCTGATCCGAAGTAATGTTTTCGATGTATATGGTTTAAATGCACCGGTGGTAACTTCATTTGCAAATAAAGACAACACGAATATATACGTAGCTACCGAAGGCGGCGGATTGAGTATCTTCAACAGAAATACGGCCTTGTTCCGCAGAGTGGACCTGGGGAAACTTGGTTTACAATCACCGGTTACGCTGATGTCTCTATTTGCCAGTTCAGCTAAAAAACTCTATGTGGGTACCTTTGGCTACGGCCTGATCGTACTGGATTCAACTTTGACAAAAGCGACATCCTTTAGAAAAACAAATCAGGACTTCGGCCTCAATTCAGATGAAATTTTTTGCACAACCCAGGATAAAAACGGCCTGATCTGGATTGGTACCAATGGAGGTGGGATCAATGTGATGGATTCAAACCACAAGGTTATTTTTAGGTATAAAAGCAAAGGTCACTCACCCATAGATCGCAAATTTCCGCTTAATAATTATATACGTTTTATCAAAGAAGATCGGTTCGCAAATATATGGGTAGGTTCCCATGGTTCGGGAGTGGCCATGATTAATGCTGATAAAACCATAATTAAACATTATAACGAGTTTAATTCCGGCCTCAGGGGTGATGTTGCGCAGGCTTTTCTTGAGGATTCCAAAGGGCGAATTTGGGTTGGAACGGCAGGAGGGGGGTTGAATTTGTTTGATCAAAAGTCAAATAAATTCGTAAATTTTACCGAACGGGATGGTCTGGCAAGTGCCGTTATAGATGCTATTGTGGAAGATGATAATCATAATCTTTGGTTAAGTACCAGCAAAGGAATTAGCCGTTTTGACCCGAAAACCCAAAAATTTAGCAACTATGGCATCTACAATGGGGTTCAGAATAATAGCTTTATAAGGGGAGCAGTTCTGAAATGTAAAGACGGTGAAATATTTTTTGGTGGAGCAGAAGGGATGAATTATTTCAATCCTGCCGGATTTAGAAAAAATAAAAATGTTCCCTCAGTGCTTTTTACCGAGCTAAAGATTTCTAATAATGTAATCGAGGCTAGCGAGGACGGACCGATAACCGACCATATTTCTATTGCAAAAAAAATTGACCTGGATTATAAACAAAATTTTTCACTGAGTTTTGTCAGTGTAAACTACACTGCGCCTGAACAAAACCGTTATAGTTATAAACTCGAAGGTTTTAATAAAGAATGGATCGATGCGGGTACAGCTAAAACCGTTTCCTATACCAATCTCGATCCCGGAGAATACATTTTCCATGTCAGGGCGAGTAACAATGATGGTGTCTGGAACACGACTGAATCTTCGATAAAAATAATTGTCCATCCACCATGGTGGAGAACCATATATGCTTATGCTTTTTACCTGCTCGCTATTGCCGGTACTTTGCTTTATATTCGTCACCGGGGCATCAAAAACCTGGAGAGAAAGTTTGCGCTGGTTCAGGAGAAAACAAAAATCGAGCAGCAGATTTTACAGGACAGAAAAGAGGCAGAGCGGCTGCATGAACTGGATTCACTAAAAATTAAATTTCTCACCAACCTCAGCCATGAGTTTCGTACGCCGCTTTCACTAATCCTGGGGCCAGTTGAGAAGCTCCTTTCTCAGGAGAGGGGAGATGCTAAAAACGCTTCTCTCAAAATAGTGAAGCGAAATGCCCGCCGCTTGCTTAACCTGGTCAACCAAATTCTGGATTTTCGTAAAATTGAAGAGAATGAGCTCAAGATAAATAATACGAAAGGGGAGCTGGTCTCTTTTATTGCTGATGTAATAGAATCTTTCAACGATTTAAGCGAACGTAAATCTATACGGCTTTCTTTTCAAACTCAGTTTGATAGCTATCCGACTGAGTTTGACCATGACAAACTGGAACGTGTTTTGTTTAACCTGCTCTCTAATGCATTTAAATTTACACCATCTGGCGGTAATATCACCGTTGAATTGAAAAAAAATCAGCGCGATGAACCGGGAGAAGCTGTTTTGATCACCGTTAGTGATACCGGGATTGGCATTAGCGAGCAAGAACAGCAGAAAGTATTTGAAAGGTTTTTTCAGGCAGATACCGAAGTTTCCATCCTCAACCAGGGAAGTGGGATCGGACTGTCCATCATCAAAGAATTTGTCAAAATCCAGGGAGGCACTATTGATTTACAAAGCGAAATCGGAAAGGGCACACGTTTCATGATTGCCCTGCCATTGCCTCTACAGGATCATATAGAAAAGCTTAATCTGGATTTTTCCAGTCCGGAGACACCATTCATCCTTCAGGAGGAATCTTCAGATAAAGCAGTGAGCGAAACAGATGCAGAGATCCATACCATTCTGCTGGTAGAAGATAATCAGGACCTCAGGGAATACCTTAGAGATAATTTGAAGTCCAATTACCGCATTGTCGAGGCCGCTGACGGTAAGGAGGGTTGGCAAAAAACACTGGCAAACCATCCTGAACTCATCGTCAGCGATATTAGTATGCCAAACATGACAGGTATTGAACTGTGCAAAAAAATAAAAGAAGATAAACGGACAAAACACATTCCGGTCATTCTACTGACCGCGCTCACTGGCGAACAGGAACAATTAACGGGTCTGGAAATCGGGGCTAATGACTACCTGACCAAGCCGTTTAATATGGATATTCTCAATATTAAAATCAAAAACCTTTTGGTGCTAAACCGGACCCTGAAGAATACTTATACCAAACAGATAAAGATGGAGGCAGCAGAAATTGTTGTTGAATCGCACAGTGACAAGTTACTTAAGAATATTCTTAAGTACATCGAAGATAACATCAATAATCCACAATTGTCTGTTGAGGATTTAAGTAGAAATGTAGGAATGAGCCGGGGTTCGCTCTACCACAAAGTGCTGGAATTAACAGGACTTTCACCGGTTGAGTATATACGCTCGGTAAAGCTCGATAAAGCCGCTGGCTTACTAATTAAAAGTGATTTGAACATTTCCCAGATTGCCTATCTGGTTGGCTTTGCAACACCAAACTATTTTGCCAAATCCTTTAAGTTAAAATTCGGGATGCAACCTTCAGAATATTTAAATCAGTATCGTAAGCCAGATCATCCTGCTAGTGTAGAACATTAA
- a CDS encoding endo-1,4-beta-xylanase: MRKPNIIPGLAVLLITTGIVFSAYKSKEINSEGLKDYYQKYFPIGVAVTPWDLSGDKRNLILSQFNSITSENAMKMGPIHPMENTYNWKIADSIASFARINGLKLRGHCLVWHNQAPRWFFKAEDGNMISKETLLKRIQEHINTVVNRYKKDIYAWDVVNEVIADDSAYFRKSPLYQIAGEDFVEMSFRYAHQADPNAQLFYNDYNTEQPLKREKIYRMLKGLLARGVPIHGIGLQGHWSVNNPSRSELEKSIALFSSLGLKIQITELDVSVYGGNQGGQLIQGNAQTAVSEFTPEMEEKQLKQYKMVFEVLRKYKDHITGVTFWNLSDRYSWLDNRGRKNYPLLFDKDLKPKKAYFEVTKF, encoded by the coding sequence ATGAGAAAACCGAATATCATCCCTGGCCTGGCAGTCTTGCTCATCACCACTGGAATAGTTTTTAGCGCATATAAAAGCAAAGAAATCAATTCCGAAGGCTTGAAAGACTACTACCAAAAATATTTCCCTATTGGTGTGGCCGTTACGCCATGGGATTTAAGTGGAGATAAGCGGAATTTGATTCTCAGCCAGTTCAATAGCATCACATCTGAAAACGCGATGAAAATGGGACCTATTCACCCGATGGAAAATACCTACAATTGGAAAATCGCAGACTCCATAGCCTCCTTTGCAAGGATAAACGGTTTAAAACTACGCGGCCATTGCCTGGTATGGCATAATCAAGCCCCTCGCTGGTTTTTCAAAGCTGAAGACGGAAATATGATCTCAAAGGAAACCTTGTTAAAAAGAATTCAGGAGCATATCAATACGGTCGTCAACAGGTATAAGAAAGACATCTATGCATGGGATGTGGTCAATGAGGTCATAGCAGATGATTCTGCCTATTTCCGGAAATCACCGCTATATCAAATCGCAGGCGAGGATTTTGTGGAAATGTCCTTTAGGTACGCTCACCAGGCAGATCCCAATGCCCAACTGTTTTACAACGACTATAATACAGAACAGCCATTAAAACGTGAAAAAATTTACAGAATGCTTAAAGGTCTGTTGGCCAGGGGTGTTCCAATCCATGGGATAGGCCTCCAGGGACATTGGTCTGTAAACAATCCGAGTCGCTCTGAACTGGAAAAATCCATTGCGCTTTTTTCTTCCCTGGGACTCAAAATTCAGATCACAGAACTGGATGTATCGGTGTATGGCGGCAATCAGGGCGGACAGTTAATCCAGGGCAATGCTCAAACGGCAGTTTCGGAATTCACTCCGGAAATGGAAGAAAAGCAACTTAAACAATATAAAATGGTATTCGAGGTACTCCGGAAATATAAAGACCACATTACCGGTGTCACCTTCTGGAACTTATCAGACCGATACAGCTGGCTGGACAACCGTGGCCGGAAAAACTATCCGCTGCTGTTTGATAAAGACCTTAAGCCCAAAAAGGCCTATTTCGAAGTCACAAAATTTTAA
- a CDS encoding glycoside hydrolase family 43 protein: MKKLNKITVQLVILFSLILALTKLAQADDHIAAHRHLADPATLVYNGRVYLYASNDDDNSDDKESGYKMKSIVCISSSDMKNWTDHGVVFEAPRDATWANRTWAPSVIARNGKIYLYFGNGGSGIGVVTASSPTGPFKDPLGKKLIDNQTPGVLPAKNMWLFDPMAFLDDDGQAYLYIGGNGEDNMRVIKLNEDMISVNGQATSFHVPSFFEASWMHKRDGNYYFSYSSNPKAEMRIDYMMSKSPTTGFVYKGVIGAQPPNNNNNNHHGIFEYKGKWYHAYHNRVVAIKKGIPPVYKRNLAIEELNYNADGTIAQVIYTENGVTQIGSINPYQRNEAETMQDQNGIMTKNTDDGGMQISGMKNNNWIKIQGVDFGKKGAKSFNARVSGLSSGTSLEVRVGSLDGKQIAKLVTSGNEAVGLQIQSGKAGIIQGKQDLYLLVSGSDTSAAIDIDWWRFQQR, translated from the coding sequence ATGAAAAAACTAAATAAAATCACAGTCCAACTTGTTATCCTATTTTCATTAATACTGGCCTTAACTAAACTTGCGCAAGCTGATGACCATATTGCGGCCCACCGGCATCTGGCAGACCCTGCCACATTGGTCTATAACGGAAGAGTTTATTTATATGCATCAAATGATGATGACAACTCAGATGACAAAGAGAGCGGCTATAAAATGAAATCGATCGTTTGTATTTCAAGTAGCGATATGAAAAACTGGACGGATCACGGTGTGGTGTTTGAGGCGCCAAGAGATGCAACGTGGGCCAATAGAACCTGGGCACCTTCAGTTATCGCCCGAAATGGAAAAATATACCTTTATTTTGGCAATGGAGGTTCAGGGATTGGTGTAGTAACGGCCTCCTCTCCCACCGGGCCATTCAAAGATCCATTGGGTAAAAAGTTAATTGATAATCAAACCCCAGGCGTACTGCCGGCAAAAAACATGTGGTTATTCGATCCGATGGCCTTTTTGGATGATGATGGACAGGCATATCTGTACATCGGAGGCAATGGTGAGGATAATATGCGGGTAATTAAACTAAATGAAGATATGATCAGCGTAAATGGCCAGGCAACCTCTTTTCATGTGCCTTCCTTTTTTGAAGCTTCATGGATGCATAAACGAGATGGCAATTACTATTTTTCATATTCCTCGAATCCAAAAGCAGAAATGAGGATTGATTATATGATGAGCAAGAGTCCCACCACTGGATTTGTTTACAAAGGCGTTATAGGTGCACAGCCGCCTAATAATAACAACAATAATCACCACGGTATATTTGAATATAAAGGAAAATGGTACCATGCCTATCACAACAGGGTTGTCGCTATTAAAAAAGGTATTCCTCCTGTTTATAAACGAAACCTGGCCATAGAAGAATTGAATTATAATGCTGACGGTACAATCGCCCAGGTGATTTATACTGAAAACGGCGTAACACAAATTGGCTCCATAAATCCTTATCAACGAAACGAGGCGGAAACCATGCAGGATCAAAACGGGATTATGACCAAAAACACCGACGATGGTGGGATGCAGATTTCGGGAATGAAAAATAATAACTGGATCAAAATTCAAGGTGTAGACTTTGGAAAAAAGGGGGCTAAATCCTTCAATGCCAGGGTGAGTGGTCTCTCATCGGGCACAAGTCTGGAAGTGCGCGTAGGTAGTTTAGACGGGAAACAAATTGCAAAACTGGTTACTTCCGGCAATGAGGCAGTCGGCTTACAGATACAATCGGGAAAAGCCGGGATTATCCAAGGGAAACAAGATCTGTATCTTTTAGTATCTGGCAGTGACACCTCAGCTGCAATTGATATAGACTGGTGGCGTTTTCAGCAGCGATAA
- a CDS encoding endo-1,4-beta-xylanase codes for MRTTKFYIAIVTISVLAAFSSCGSYNRTKNRSRGLKDYYQSYFNIGVAVSAQTIKGDQGALLLKEFNSITPENAMKMQPIHPREDVYNWAEADALVNFALNNRLKIRGHTLCWHEQVPAWIFKNSSGGRAEKALVLKRLKDHITTVVGRYKGKVYAWDVVNEVIGDEDDQYLRPSLWKEICGEEFIAKAFEYAHQADPDALLFYNDYNSERPAKRAKIYKMLKKLVDDKVPIHGVGLQGHWSIFEPGDTELRESLKLYASLGLQIQITELDMSVYKWEKNLRAKKPGESDSLTAALEKKQSDQYARVFSIFREFKKEISSVTFWNLSDRSTWLDQYPVPGRKNYPLLFDQNLQRKKAYHGVVNFSK; via the coding sequence ATGCGTACAACTAAATTTTACATTGCAATCGTTACCATCTCTGTTTTGGCAGCTTTTTCGAGTTGCGGCAGTTACAATAGAACTAAAAACCGTAGCCGCGGATTGAAGGATTATTATCAGTCTTACTTTAACATTGGGGTCGCGGTTTCGGCCCAAACCATTAAGGGAGATCAGGGTGCACTACTTTTAAAGGAATTTAACAGCATAACGCCGGAGAACGCGATGAAAATGCAACCAATTCATCCTCGTGAGGATGTTTACAACTGGGCCGAGGCCGATGCTCTGGTCAATTTTGCGCTTAATAACCGGCTCAAAATAAGGGGGCACACCTTGTGCTGGCATGAGCAGGTGCCAGCCTGGATTTTTAAGAACAGTTCAGGAGGCCGCGCTGAAAAAGCACTGGTACTTAAACGGCTTAAAGACCATATCACAACTGTTGTGGGAAGGTATAAGGGAAAGGTGTATGCCTGGGATGTGGTTAATGAGGTTATTGGAGATGAAGATGACCAATATTTGAGGCCTTCTTTATGGAAGGAGATCTGTGGAGAGGAGTTTATTGCCAAGGCTTTCGAATATGCACATCAGGCTGATCCTGATGCATTGCTTTTTTATAATGACTATAACTCGGAACGACCTGCTAAAAGAGCAAAAATCTATAAAATGCTGAAAAAACTGGTCGATGATAAGGTGCCGATTCATGGGGTAGGCCTGCAGGGCCACTGGTCGATTTTTGAGCCTGGTGACACCGAGTTGAGGGAATCCTTAAAATTGTATGCTTCCCTTGGCCTGCAGATTCAGATCACAGAACTGGATATGTCTGTCTATAAATGGGAGAAAAATTTAAGAGCAAAGAAACCCGGTGAGTCCGACAGCCTGACAGCAGCGCTCGAAAAAAAACAAAGTGATCAATACGCAAGGGTTTTTTCTATTTTCAGGGAATTTAAAAAAGAGATCAGCAGTGTAACTTTCTGGAATCTTTCAGATCGCTCGACATGGCTCGATCAATATCCGGTGCCGGGGAGGAAAAACTATCCGCTACTCTTTGATCAAAACCTGCAAAGAAAAAAAGCCTATCACGGCGTTGTTAATTTTAGTAAATAA
- a CDS encoding alpha-glucuronidase, giving the protein MAYIKRIMIIALLILGSATILKAEDGHALWLRSNSRVKVSISCPVRSSIIDIAIDELRKGWLGKENMVFKLNLNKNPAIKGDGFQLEESAISAQTELGLLYGAYELLRRQYLNLPQRKFISNPSYSRRILNHWDNLDGSVERGYAGGSIFWGEKENGLSITEQDKEKWSAYARANASIGINGAVLNNVNASAKILSKPYLEKVSAIAQRLRPYGIKTYLSVNFSSPVLIGKLKKADPLDPQVQQWWKDKVKEIYALIPDFGGFLVKANSEGQPGPQDYGRTHVDGANMMADALAPFNGIVMWRAFVYNPSPEDRTKQAYKEFLPLDGAFRKNVILQVKNGPLDFQPREPFSPLFGAMSKTPVMPEFQITQEYLGGSRQLVFLSTLWEECLNSDTYKNGKGSTVAACTDGSLSKTDFTAIAGVANIGNDVNWTGHTFAQANWYAFGRLAWNNKLESKVIAAEWIKQTFLDKKERKTDANFVKTTQRIMMESRGAAVDYMMPLGLHHIFAEGHHYGPAPWFSNDKIRADWTSVYYHKADTAGIGFDRTRRGSGAVDQYHEPLSSTFNNLSSCPEMYLLWFHHVPWSYRLKNGNDLWTELCIRYDHGVQAVRSFQKDWDRMNGAIDSERFAEVQSKLRTQSRDAQIWKDACLLYFQQFSKREIPFEIERPVHNLGTLKELTKSKDYH; this is encoded by the coding sequence ATGGCATATATAAAAAGGATAATGATTATTGCACTGCTGATACTAGGTAGCGCAACAATATTAAAAGCAGAAGATGGTCACGCACTATGGCTTCGAAGCAATTCCAGAGTCAAAGTCAGTATTTCCTGTCCGGTTCGCTCATCTATCATAGACATTGCAATAGATGAACTCAGAAAAGGCTGGCTGGGCAAGGAGAATATGGTCTTCAAACTTAACCTAAACAAAAATCCGGCTATTAAGGGCGATGGATTCCAATTGGAAGAATCGGCAATAAGTGCGCAGACAGAACTTGGTTTATTATACGGAGCTTACGAATTATTGAGGCGTCAATACCTCAACCTCCCACAGCGGAAATTTATTTCAAATCCATCTTACTCCAGGAGAATCCTCAATCATTGGGATAACCTTGATGGTAGCGTTGAAAGAGGCTATGCAGGCGGTTCAATATTTTGGGGAGAAAAAGAAAACGGACTGAGCATTACTGAGCAGGATAAGGAGAAATGGTCAGCTTATGCAAGGGCAAATGCATCGATTGGCATTAATGGTGCCGTTTTAAACAATGTTAATGCATCCGCCAAAATTCTCTCTAAACCATATTTAGAAAAAGTAAGCGCAATCGCTCAGCGTTTACGCCCTTACGGGATAAAAACTTATTTATCCGTTAATTTCTCATCTCCCGTGCTTATTGGAAAATTAAAAAAAGCAGACCCATTAGATCCCCAGGTTCAGCAGTGGTGGAAAGATAAAGTAAAAGAAATTTACGCCCTCATACCAGACTTCGGCGGATTTTTAGTGAAGGCAAACAGTGAAGGACAACCCGGGCCACAGGATTATGGAAGGACCCATGTTGATGGTGCCAATATGATGGCCGATGCCCTGGCACCTTTCAATGGCATTGTCATGTGGCGTGCCTTTGTTTACAACCCATCCCCTGAGGACAGAACCAAACAAGCATACAAAGAATTTTTACCGCTGGATGGAGCTTTCAGGAAAAATGTAATTTTACAGGTAAAAAACGGCCCACTTGATTTCCAGCCCAGAGAACCCTTTAGCCCATTATTTGGGGCAATGTCGAAAACGCCTGTTATGCCCGAATTCCAAATTACCCAGGAATACCTGGGCGGCTCCAGGCAACTTGTTTTCCTCTCCACATTATGGGAAGAGTGTTTAAATAGCGACACCTATAAAAATGGGAAAGGCAGTACCGTTGCCGCCTGCACTGATGGATCACTTAGCAAAACTGATTTTACCGCCATTGCAGGAGTGGCTAATATTGGTAATGATGTAAACTGGACCGGCCACACCTTTGCCCAGGCAAACTGGTATGCATTTGGGCGCCTGGCATGGAATAATAAACTCGAGAGCAAAGTGATTGCAGCAGAATGGATCAAACAGACTTTTCTCGATAAGAAAGAAAGAAAAACGGATGCCAACTTTGTTAAAACCACTCAGCGGATAATGATGGAGAGCAGAGGTGCAGCCGTTGATTATATGATGCCACTAGGACTTCACCATATTTTTGCCGAAGGTCATCATTATGGTCCTGCGCCGTGGTTTTCGAATGATAAAATCCGTGCTGACTGGACGTCTGTCTATTACCACAAGGCAGACACCGCGGGTATAGGTTTTGACAGAACCCGTCGCGGAAGTGGTGCAGTTGATCAATATCATGAGCCATTAAGTTCGACCTTCAATAACCTTTCAAGCTGCCCTGAAATGTATCTGCTCTGGTTTCATCACGTGCCCTGGTCTTACCGTTTAAAAAATGGAAACGATTTGTGGACCGAACTCTGCATTCGCTATGACCATGGCGTACAGGCGGTCAGATCTTTTCAAAAAGACTGGGATAGAATGAATGGCGCGATAGACAGTGAACGTTTCGCAGAGGTACAGTCTAAGCTCCGAACGCAGTCAAGAGATGCTCAAATTTGGAAAGATGCTTGTCTGTTGTATTTTCAGCAGTTTAGTAAAAGGGAGATTCCATTTGAAATCGAACGGCCTGTACATAACCTTGGGACATTAAAAGAGTTAACCAAGAGCAAGGATTACCATTAG